A single region of the Rhizobium sp. NLR16a genome encodes:
- a CDS encoding beta-xylosidase yields the protein MIEAAMIWNEPNNKSHWDPEIDPEWSLFAQMAILAADAIAAKNPELTKVLGGISPIDPFFISRMKNYGVLDHLDAVALHGFPLDWNLWQIHDWPEKINEIRAVTDLPIWVSEVGVSTFGAEEVQLWGLQRTAELLKGKVERCQWYSLYDLPRSWEATTRHREAEGSSYYRHYYMGILREDGTPKPALEEFAKHTPDFGLVQWFHFEDPRLDEAAAWMRRLGVKSVRTGLSWADRFRPNALDWFDRQMRALEDFDVTVTFCFTPEHRGIAPHHTSAPLVPEEFAGFCEEMVDRYAPHRDSGYVSRVAKSAARLLGLESRASLGAG from the coding sequence ATGATCGAAGCTGCAATGATCTGGAACGAGCCGAACAACAAGTCGCACTGGGATCCTGAGATCGATCCCGAATGGAGCCTGTTTGCGCAAATGGCAATCCTGGCGGCCGATGCTATCGCAGCCAAGAATCCGGAACTGACGAAGGTGCTCGGCGGAATATCTCCGATAGACCCCTTCTTCATCAGCCGCATGAAGAATTACGGTGTGCTCGATCACCTTGATGCCGTCGCGCTGCATGGTTTCCCGCTCGACTGGAACCTCTGGCAGATTCATGACTGGCCGGAGAAAATCAACGAAATACGCGCCGTCACCGATCTGCCGATCTGGGTCAGCGAAGTGGGCGTCTCGACCTTCGGCGCGGAGGAAGTGCAGTTGTGGGGTCTCCAACGAACTGCCGAGTTGCTCAAGGGCAAAGTCGAGCGCTGCCAATGGTACAGCCTCTACGACCTCCCACGATCATGGGAGGCAACAACGCGTCATCGCGAAGCCGAAGGCTCCTCCTACTATCGACACTACTATATGGGCATTTTGCGCGAAGACGGAACGCCGAAACCGGCGCTTGAGGAGTTTGCCAAACACACGCCGGATTTCGGACTGGTGCAATGGTTCCATTTCGAAGATCCGCGGCTGGATGAGGCCGCTGCCTGGATGAGGCGGCTGGGCGTGAAATCTGTGCGTACCGGGCTTTCCTGGGCAGACCGATTCCGGCCCAATGCCCTCGATTGGTTCGACCGACAGATGCGGGCCCTCGAAGATTTTGACGTAACGGTGACATTCTGCTTCACTCCGGAGCATCGAGGTATCGCGCCGCACCATACCAGTGCACCCCTGGTGCCCGAAGAATTCGCCGGCTTCTGCGAAGAAATGGTCGACCGTTACGCGCCGCACAGGGATAGCGGATATGTGTCGCGCGTTGCCAAGTCGGCAGCCCGACTGCTGGGGCTTGAATCACGTGCGTCCCTCGGAGCCGGCTAA
- a CDS encoding Coenzyme F420 hydrogenase/dehydrogenase, beta subunit C-terminal domain yields the protein MELDRYGQMKPTGPTTWLRGRDEEFARICPFSPVARDEDELVAEYFAGARNRDPLLGRFEAAFVGHVEEGEYRSSGSSGGMVTWVAAELLRLGLVDGVAHVKASDDPQSEGRLFHYSLSRNLQELQAGAKSRYYPVELSGVLQSIREAPGRYAVVGIPCFIKAVRLACANDPILKERIAFTLGLFCGHMKSARMAESFAWQMGQDISRVKRLDYRKKAQDRPANWYRAELTLENGETCAQDWWHLADGDWGAGFFQNSACNFCDDVVAETADIAFGDAWKEPYSSDGRGTNVMIVRSTALLDAIDAGIADKRIVLSSVDSDFVIATQAAGFRQRREGLAFRLTWPRMGMRPRKRVRAGSPNLSRQRMAVYIMRYGISFWSHRVFSIAVFLHSPRLYILWARAALACYQGVAYSRGPIGRIAQSLGLAGSEGRT from the coding sequence ATGGAACTCGACCGGTACGGGCAGATGAAGCCGACAGGCCCGACGACTTGGTTGCGGGGCCGTGATGAAGAATTTGCGCGAATTTGCCCGTTTTCGCCGGTGGCCCGGGACGAGGACGAATTGGTAGCCGAATATTTTGCCGGTGCGAGAAACCGAGACCCTCTGCTGGGCCGTTTCGAGGCTGCCTTTGTCGGCCATGTCGAGGAAGGGGAATATCGTTCGAGTGGCAGTTCCGGCGGCATGGTCACCTGGGTGGCGGCGGAATTGCTGCGCCTGGGGCTTGTCGACGGTGTTGCTCACGTCAAGGCGAGCGATGATCCGCAATCGGAAGGGCGCCTGTTTCATTATTCGCTGTCACGTAATCTGCAGGAACTTCAGGCCGGCGCTAAATCCCGATATTATCCCGTCGAGCTTTCCGGCGTGCTTCAGTCCATTCGCGAGGCGCCCGGCCGGTACGCCGTGGTTGGCATTCCCTGTTTCATCAAGGCGGTGCGACTGGCCTGTGCCAATGACCCGATATTGAAGGAGCGAATTGCCTTCACGCTTGGGCTGTTTTGCGGCCATATGAAAAGCGCGCGCATGGCCGAGAGCTTCGCATGGCAGATGGGGCAGGACATCAGCAGGGTTAAACGGCTCGACTACAGGAAGAAAGCCCAGGATCGGCCTGCGAATTGGTATCGGGCTGAGTTGACCCTCGAAAACGGAGAGACGTGCGCCCAAGACTGGTGGCATCTGGCCGATGGGGACTGGGGCGCGGGCTTTTTTCAGAATTCCGCCTGCAATTTCTGCGACGACGTCGTTGCGGAAACGGCCGATATCGCTTTCGGGGATGCCTGGAAGGAGCCCTATTCCTCTGATGGAAGAGGAACGAACGTGATGATCGTCCGCTCAACAGCACTTCTGGATGCGATAGATGCGGGGATCGCTGACAAGAGGATCGTACTGTCTTCAGTGGATTCCGACTTCGTTATCGCCACCCAGGCCGCCGGATTCCGCCAGCGTCGCGAGGGCCTCGCATTCCGCTTGACCTGGCCTCGCATGGGTATGCGCCCGCGTAAACGCGTCCGTGCCGGCAGCCCGAACCTGTCTCGGCAGCGCATGGCGGTCTACATCATGCGCTATGGGATCAGTTTCTGGAGTCATCGCGTCTTTTCGATCGCCGTTTTCCTGCATAGCCCCAGACTTTACATTCTGTGGGCTCGTGCTGCCCTGGCATGCTATCAGGGCGTCGCTTATTCCCGGGGACCGATCGGCAGGATAGCCCAGAGCCTGGGTTTAGCCGGCTCCGAGGGACGCACGTGA
- a CDS encoding ABC transporter permease subunit, which translates to MPERHLGLSIFCHAILLVGAVFVCLPLYFAFVAGSLTLQEVQQAPFPVVPGRHFFENLAAAWQQGEFSQLFLNSIIVTAGIVIGKLAISLIAAFGVTYFRFPFRMTAFWLIFVSLMLPVEVRIIPTYEAVADAAGPIRWLVGTVGLSGVVERLTGYSIEASLKWNMVNSYAGLILPLIASASATFLFRQFFLTVPDELCEAAKLDGAGPLKFFKDILLPLSSANIAALSIILFLYGWNQYLWPLLFTTDKEMGTAVLGLKQLVPVSDSAPAWNIAMSAALLVMLPPAAVILFMQRWFTKGLVDSGK; encoded by the coding sequence ATGCCCGAACGTCATCTCGGTCTGTCGATCTTCTGCCACGCGATCTTGCTCGTCGGCGCGGTTTTCGTCTGCCTGCCTCTTTATTTTGCCTTCGTCGCCGGGTCGCTCACCTTGCAGGAGGTTCAGCAGGCGCCGTTCCCGGTGGTGCCGGGCAGGCATTTCTTTGAAAACCTGGCAGCGGCCTGGCAACAGGGCGAATTCTCCCAGCTGTTCCTGAATTCGATCATCGTCACCGCCGGCATCGTCATCGGCAAGCTGGCGATCTCGCTGATCGCCGCATTCGGCGTGACCTATTTCCGCTTCCCATTTCGCATGACGGCCTTCTGGCTCATCTTCGTGTCGCTGATGCTTCCGGTCGAGGTCCGCATCATTCCGACCTACGAGGCGGTCGCCGATGCCGCCGGCCCGATCCGCTGGCTGGTCGGGACCGTCGGGCTTTCCGGCGTCGTGGAACGGCTGACAGGATACAGCATCGAAGCCTCGTTGAAATGGAACATGGTCAACAGCTATGCCGGCCTGATCCTGCCGCTGATTGCCTCCGCCTCCGCAACATTCCTGTTCCGACAGTTCTTCCTGACAGTTCCGGATGAACTTTGCGAGGCGGCCAAGCTCGACGGCGCCGGTCCGCTGAAATTTTTCAAGGATATCCTTCTTCCGCTGTCGAGCGCCAACATCGCGGCCTTGTCGATCATCCTGTTCCTCTATGGCTGGAACCAGTATTTGTGGCCGCTGCTCTTCACCACGGACAAAGAGATGGGAACAGCGGTGCTCGGGCTGAAGCAACTCGTTCCGGTCTCCGACTCCGCACCCGCCTGGAACATTGCGATGAGTGCTGCGCTGCTCGTCATGCTTCCGCCGGCAGCCGTCATTCTCTTCATGCAACGCTGGTTCACCAAGGGGCTGGTGGACTCCGGGAAGTAA
- a CDS encoding polysaccharide pyruvyl transferase family protein, translated as MPKAGILTFHRCINYGSYWQARCLAEGLASMGVEAVLLEHVSDRVNRAEWRCALQPLLPAATPKEDYPLYKAKIRKFFHSFASLPLSSPFPLENPAAMDDYSLIVVGSDEVWNLRHPWYGGYPLFYGEGLRCGRLVSYAATFGSLASSERLEGWAEKLRKFSHISVRDLHSDRIIRETLGLEPELVLDPCLQFPQTMKASGDDGEAAAYIAVYGHSFPVWFQDAVRRWARDRGHPLVSIGYRNDWADEQWIDAGPEDFASFISKAKAVVTNFFHGCVFSLVNDKPFACVLSDYRSNKLRDLTRLVRAEHHVLTEDTTPSHLDVILGNPLPMGISQRISSLRDTSNVYLSHALQ; from the coding sequence ATGCCTAAGGCCGGAATTCTTACCTTTCATCGCTGCATAAATTACGGCTCCTATTGGCAGGCACGCTGTCTGGCCGAAGGCCTTGCGTCCATGGGAGTGGAAGCCGTTCTTCTGGAACATGTGTCCGATCGCGTGAACCGCGCGGAATGGCGATGCGCGCTGCAACCGCTGCTTCCTGCCGCAACGCCAAAGGAAGACTACCCGCTCTACAAAGCGAAGATCCGGAAATTCTTTCACTCGTTTGCCAGCCTACCTCTTTCATCGCCTTTTCCCTTGGAGAACCCAGCGGCGATGGACGACTATTCGCTCATCGTCGTCGGCAGCGACGAGGTGTGGAACCTTCGCCATCCCTGGTATGGCGGGTATCCGCTGTTTTATGGAGAGGGCCTGCGATGCGGGCGTCTTGTCTCCTATGCCGCGACGTTTGGAAGTCTGGCGTCGTCGGAGCGGCTGGAGGGTTGGGCGGAAAAGCTGCGTAAGTTCTCTCATATTTCGGTTCGGGACCTCCATTCGGACCGGATCATCCGCGAGACATTGGGACTGGAGCCCGAACTCGTTCTCGACCCGTGCCTGCAATTTCCGCAGACGATGAAGGCGAGCGGGGATGACGGGGAGGCGGCAGCGTATATAGCCGTCTACGGGCACAGTTTTCCCGTGTGGTTTCAGGATGCAGTGCGCCGATGGGCACGAGACCGGGGTCATCCGCTTGTCAGCATCGGCTATCGGAACGATTGGGCCGACGAACAATGGATTGATGCCGGCCCGGAGGACTTCGCCAGCTTCATTTCCAAAGCAAAGGCTGTCGTAACGAACTTCTTTCATGGATGCGTGTTCTCGCTCGTCAACGACAAGCCATTTGCATGTGTGCTCTCCGATTACCGCTCCAACAAGCTTCGCGATCTAACGCGGCTCGTCCGAGCCGAACATCATGTGCTGACCGAAGATACGACGCCCTCGCATCTGGATGTTATCCTCGGTAACCCACTTCCTATGGGCATTTCGCAGCGCATATCTTCGCTGCGCGATACATCCAACGTCTATCTCAGCCATGCCTTGCAATAG
- a CDS encoding histidine phosphatase family protein has product MTATFFLVRHAAHDNVGNFLAGRTAGISLGEAGRSQVQRLGQRLRREDINEIYTSPRERTRETAEGIASACGLSLPQTDDALDEVNFGNWSGKTFDVLNDDPLWRRWNTTRSLTRTPGGETMLDIQARIFSLMESLTSCGNGKRIALVSHADVIKAAVCHVLGLPLDAWPRFDIAPASVTTVVIGDWGAKVMTLNEVTL; this is encoded by the coding sequence ATGACGGCAACGTTCTTCCTGGTGCGTCACGCCGCGCACGACAATGTCGGGAATTTCCTGGCGGGCCGTACAGCCGGTATTTCGCTTGGCGAAGCCGGCCGCTCGCAAGTTCAGCGTCTCGGGCAGAGGCTGCGGCGCGAGGACATCAATGAGATCTACACCAGCCCGCGCGAACGAACACGGGAGACGGCAGAAGGTATCGCATCGGCCTGTGGCCTGTCTCTACCGCAAACGGACGATGCTTTGGACGAGGTGAATTTCGGCAATTGGTCCGGAAAGACGTTCGACGTTCTCAACGACGATCCCCTGTGGCGCCGCTGGAATACCACACGCAGCCTCACCCGCACGCCCGGAGGCGAGACCATGCTGGACATCCAGGCTCGGATTTTCAGCCTCATGGAGAGCCTTACCAGCTGCGGGAATGGGAAGCGAATAGCTCTGGTGTCTCATGCCGATGTGATCAAGGCGGCGGTCTGTCATGTTCTGGGACTGCCGCTCGATGCTTGGCCGAGATTTGATATCGCGCCCGCCTCCGTCACGACGGTTGTGATCGGCGACTGGGGTGCAAAAGTGATGACGCTCAACGAAGTGACCTTATAA
- a CDS encoding glycerophosphodiester phosphodiesterase family protein yields the protein MVHIIGHRGGRNLWPENSLSGFRKLAQMPVDGVEFDIHLTRSGEMLVIHDPTLDRTTDAQGMVADLGPRQHREIRLKESVGETIPALEEVLAVFKNTPLELHIELKTQADGTPYEGLAATAFAAVERLGLVERSILTSFHPDVLADIRKVAPGIRILSSFDTKSAERLGLASGLSLMKRCSDIIAVEKSLLQAKWDEITQIVPLDRLGAWVPNELSDLDYWLAKPIRQITTDRPDLALQARG from the coding sequence ATGGTGCATATCATCGGCCACCGCGGTGGCCGCAATCTCTGGCCCGAGAACAGCCTCTCGGGCTTCCGTAAACTTGCGCAAATGCCGGTGGATGGCGTGGAATTCGACATCCACCTGACACGATCGGGAGAAATGCTGGTCATTCATGATCCGACGCTCGATCGCACGACCGATGCGCAGGGCATGGTCGCCGATCTCGGCCCCCGACAACATCGCGAAATCCGTCTCAAGGAAAGCGTTGGGGAAACGATCCCGGCGCTGGAAGAGGTCCTCGCCGTCTTCAAGAACACGCCCCTCGAGCTTCATATCGAGCTGAAGACCCAGGCCGATGGGACGCCTTACGAGGGGCTCGCCGCCACGGCATTTGCCGCCGTCGAGCGGCTTGGTCTTGTGGAGCGCTCGATCCTGACGAGCTTTCATCCCGATGTGCTTGCCGATATTCGCAAGGTCGCTCCTGGAATTCGCATCTTGTCGTCCTTCGACACCAAGTCCGCCGAACGCCTCGGCCTTGCGAGCGGCCTCAGCCTGATGAAGCGATGCTCGGATATCATCGCCGTCGAAAAATCTCTCCTGCAGGCGAAGTGGGACGAGATCACCCAAATTGTGCCGCTGGACCGCCTCGGCGCCTGGGTTCCGAACGAACTGAGCGATCTCGACTATTGGCTTGCCAAACCGATCCGGCAGATCACGACGGACCGTCCGGATCTCGCCTTGCAGGCGCGGGGTTGA
- a CDS encoding TetR/AcrR family transcriptional regulator C-terminal domain-containing protein codes for MSVDTAEPNEFSSRQNAVLEQALRLLVDGGEKALTTSGVARAANCSKESLYKWFGDRDGLLSAMIAYQASKVRTFERNGERLTATSLHDHVVIFARDLLEVLAGDVSLALNRLAIGQSHRDGSKLGKLLLERGRRQIDRRAMALIDAGKRAGLLRFSDADEAYHTLYGLVVSDLHVRMLLGEPGLKDTARQAERAVTAFLRLYGTDKVLAEMPALG; via the coding sequence GTGTCCGTCGATACTGCAGAGCCGAACGAATTTTCGTCGCGCCAGAACGCCGTTCTGGAGCAGGCGCTGCGGCTGCTCGTTGATGGCGGCGAGAAGGCGCTGACGACCTCCGGTGTTGCGCGCGCCGCCAATTGCTCCAAGGAAAGCCTCTACAAGTGGTTCGGCGATCGCGACGGCCTCTTGTCGGCGATGATCGCCTATCAGGCGAGCAAGGTGCGCACCTTCGAGCGCAACGGCGAACGGCTGACGGCGACGAGCCTGCACGATCATGTCGTCATCTTCGCGCGGGACCTGCTGGAGGTGCTCGCCGGCGACGTCTCGCTGGCGCTGAACCGGCTTGCCATTGGCCAGTCGCACCGCGACGGCTCGAAACTCGGCAAGCTTTTGCTCGAACGCGGCCGCCGCCAGATCGACCGGCGCGCCATGGCGCTGATCGACGCCGGAAAGAGGGCAGGGCTGCTGCGGTTTTCCGATGCGGACGAAGCCTATCATACGCTTTACGGCCTTGTCGTTTCCGACCTGCATGTGCGCATGCTGCTCGGCGAACCCGGCCTCAAGGATACCGCGCGCCAGGCGGAGAGGGCGGTCACCGCCTTCCTCCGGCTCTACGGCACGGACAAGGTTCTGGCGGAGATGCCGGCTCTCGGCTGA
- a CDS encoding HAD family hydrolase, with the protein MLNSRIDYPGIPGAVDSIDLVIFDCDGVLIDSEPIASRTLADTLQGAGIAITAAEAHVKFTGNSESIIAEMCRREYGIIDVAALFEKWHLHLFEEFARSLTPIAGIAEVVNSLDRPKCVASNSTMRRLRNSLGKLDLWSAFGEDVFSAEFVSRPKPAPDLLLYCAERFRARPARCIMIDDSVHGVTAAIAAGMTAIGFVDPADPRPGRRAVLDAAGATAVATGAGELTAILENVGGRL; encoded by the coding sequence ATGCTCAATAGCCGCATCGATTATCCCGGCATCCCAGGCGCCGTGGACAGCATCGACCTCGTGATCTTCGATTGCGACGGCGTGCTGATCGACAGCGAGCCGATCGCCAGCCGCACACTGGCAGATACGCTCCAGGGCGCAGGCATTGCGATCACCGCAGCCGAGGCGCATGTCAAATTCACCGGAAATTCGGAAAGCATCATCGCCGAGATGTGCCGGCGTGAATACGGGATCATCGACGTCGCCGCGCTGTTCGAGAAATGGCATCTTCACCTGTTCGAGGAATTCGCGCGCTCGCTGACGCCCATTGCCGGCATCGCCGAGGTCGTCAACAGTCTCGACCGCCCTAAATGCGTCGCATCGAACAGCACGATGCGGCGGTTGCGCAACAGCCTGGGCAAACTCGATCTCTGGAGCGCCTTCGGCGAAGACGTGTTCAGCGCCGAATTCGTCTCCCGGCCGAAGCCGGCGCCCGATCTGCTGCTATATTGCGCCGAGCGTTTTCGGGCCCGGCCGGCGAGATGCATCATGATCGACGACAGCGTTCATGGTGTGACGGCGGCAATCGCCGCAGGCATGACGGCCATCGGATTCGTCGATCCGGCCGATCCGAGGCCCGGCCGCCGCGCCGTGCTCGATGCCGCCGGAGCCACCGCCGTTGCGACAGGGGCAGGGGAGCTTACCGCCATTCTGGAAAATGTCGGAGGGAGGCTGTGA
- a CDS encoding FGGY-family carbohydrate kinase — protein sequence MSDTSHTAEAGAKYVIGVDVGTGSARAGLFDMAGRMLASAKRNISLFHEAGSIVEQSSSEIWSAVCAAVREAVAAAGVDPASVVGLGFDATCSLVVLGEGGKSLPIGPSEDPDRDIIVWMDHRAVSQAERINAFGHEVLRYVGGRISPEMETPKLLWLRENRPGVFDAAWQFFDLADFLTWRATGDLSRSTCTVTCKWTYLAHEKRWDSGYFHQIGLGVLADEGFARIGKVIVEPGSALGQGLTAAAAKELGLTPGTAVAAGLIDAHAGGVGTVGADPEANLAYVFGTSSCTMTSTAEPSFVPGVWGPYYSAMVPGLWLNEGGQSAAGAAIDHLLSFHPAAGEAKELAKSAGIALPVLLADMAARKAGRSSGAVKLVAGLHVVPEFLGNRAPFADPHARAVIVGLGMERDVDNLVALYIAGLCGIGYGLRQIIETQGEAGVTIENIVISGGAGQHDFVRQLLADASGKPVVATKAEEPVLLGAAILGAVAGRQFADVRAAMSELTRAETRFQPSGGEISNLHRKRYQAFKELQTLARKLRSDG from the coding sequence ATGAGCGACACATCTCATACAGCGGAAGCCGGCGCTAAATATGTCATCGGCGTCGATGTCGGCACCGGCAGCGCTCGAGCCGGCCTGTTCGATATGGCCGGCCGCATGCTTGCCTCCGCCAAGCGAAATATCAGCCTGTTTCATGAAGCCGGTTCCATCGTCGAACAATCGAGCAGCGAAATCTGGAGCGCCGTTTGCGCGGCCGTGCGAGAGGCGGTTGCCGCAGCCGGCGTCGACCCGGCTTCCGTGGTCGGGCTCGGATTCGACGCCACCTGCTCGCTCGTCGTCCTCGGCGAAGGCGGCAAGTCGCTTCCCATCGGGCCTTCGGAAGATCCGGACCGGGACATCATCGTCTGGATGGACCATCGCGCCGTCTCGCAGGCGGAGCGCATCAATGCGTTTGGGCATGAGGTGCTGCGTTATGTCGGCGGTCGTATTTCGCCCGAAATGGAAACACCCAAACTTCTCTGGCTCAGGGAAAACCGCCCTGGCGTCTTTGATGCTGCCTGGCAGTTTTTCGATCTTGCGGATTTCCTTACCTGGCGGGCGACTGGCGATCTGTCGCGCTCGACCTGTACAGTCACCTGCAAATGGACCTATCTCGCTCATGAAAAGCGGTGGGACAGCGGTTATTTTCATCAGATCGGTCTCGGCGTGCTGGCAGACGAAGGGTTTGCCCGCATCGGAAAAGTCATTGTCGAGCCCGGTTCGGCACTCGGCCAAGGACTGACTGCGGCAGCGGCGAAGGAGCTCGGCCTGACGCCGGGCACGGCCGTAGCAGCCGGGCTGATCGATGCCCATGCCGGCGGTGTCGGAACCGTCGGTGCCGATCCGGAAGCAAATCTTGCTTATGTTTTCGGGACCTCTTCCTGCACGATGACGTCGACGGCAGAACCGTCTTTCGTGCCCGGTGTCTGGGGACCTTACTATTCGGCGATGGTGCCGGGCCTGTGGCTAAACGAAGGCGGCCAGAGTGCCGCCGGCGCGGCGATAGACCACCTCCTCTCCTTCCACCCGGCGGCCGGCGAGGCGAAGGAGCTTGCAAAGAGCGCCGGTATTGCTCTGCCGGTCTTGCTTGCCGACATGGCCGCCCGCAAGGCGGGGCGTTCTTCCGGCGCCGTCAAGCTGGTGGCCGGGCTGCACGTCGTACCCGAATTCCTCGGCAACCGTGCGCCCTTTGCTGATCCGCATGCCCGCGCGGTCATTGTCGGTCTCGGCATGGAGCGGGATGTCGACAACCTGGTCGCGCTTTATATCGCGGGGCTTTGCGGCATTGGCTACGGCCTCAGGCAGATCATCGAAACGCAGGGCGAGGCGGGGGTGACCATCGAGAACATCGTCATCAGCGGCGGGGCCGGCCAGCACGATTTCGTCCGCCAATTGCTCGCCGATGCGAGCGGCAAGCCGGTGGTGGCGACGAAGGCCGAGGAGCCGGTATTGCTGGGAGCGGCCATTCTCGGCGCCGTCGCCGGCCGGCAGTTTGCGGATGTCCGAGCAGCGATGAGCGAACTCACCCGGGCGGAAACACGGTTTCAGCCATCGGGGGGCGAAATTTCCAATCTCCACCGCAAGCGTTACCAGGCGTTCAAGGAGCTTCAGACGTTGGCGCGCAAGCTTCGCAGCGATGGCTGA
- the ilvC gene encoding ketol-acid reductoisomerase: MRVYYDRDADLNLIKAKKVAVIGYGSQGRAHALNLKDSGAQNLAIALKAGSPTVKKAEADGFKVMTVAEAAGWADLMMMATPDELQADIYKSDIAPNIRDGAAIAFAHGLNVHFGLIEPKASVDVVMIAPKGPGHTVRGEYQKGGGVPCLVAVHQNASGNALELALSYACGVGGGRSGIIETNFREECETDLFGEQVVLCGGLVELIRAGFETLVEAGYAPEMAYFECLHEVKLIVDLIYEGGIANMNYSISNTAEWGEYVTGPRIITEETKAEMKRVLKDIQTGKFTSEWMQEYRSGAARFKGIRRNNDSHQIEEVGAKLRGMMPWIGKNKLVDKSVN; the protein is encoded by the coding sequence ATGCGCGTCTATTACGATCGTGATGCCGATCTCAACCTCATCAAGGCCAAGAAGGTCGCCGTCATCGGCTACGGCTCGCAGGGCCGCGCCCATGCGCTGAACCTCAAGGACAGCGGCGCCCAGAACCTCGCCATCGCGCTGAAGGCCGGTTCGCCCACGGTCAAGAAGGCCGAGGCCGATGGCTTCAAGGTCATGACCGTCGCAGAAGCCGCCGGCTGGGCCGACCTGATGATGATGGCAACGCCGGACGAACTGCAGGCCGACATCTACAAGTCGGACATCGCGCCGAACATCCGCGACGGCGCCGCCATCGCTTTCGCCCACGGCCTCAACGTTCACTTCGGCCTGATCGAGCCGAAGGCTTCGGTCGACGTCGTCATGATCGCCCCGAAGGGCCCGGGCCACACGGTTCGCGGCGAATACCAGAAGGGCGGCGGCGTTCCCTGCCTCGTCGCCGTTCATCAGAACGCCTCCGGCAACGCTCTTGAACTCGCTCTCTCCTACGCCTGCGGCGTCGGCGGCGGCCGTTCCGGCATCATCGAAACCAACTTCCGCGAAGAGTGTGAAACCGACCTCTTCGGCGAACAGGTCGTTCTCTGCGGCGGTCTCGTCGAGCTCATCCGCGCCGGTTTCGAAACGCTGGTTGAAGCCGGTTACGCGCCTGAAATGGCCTATTTCGAGTGCCTGCATGAAGTGAAGCTGATCGTCGACCTGATCTATGAAGGCGGCATCGCCAACATGAACTACTCGATCTCCAACACGGCCGAGTGGGGCGAATACGTCACCGGTCCCCGCATCATCACCGAAGAAACCAAGGCTGAGATGAAGCGCGTGCTCAAGGACATCCAGACCGGCAAGTTCACCTCCGAGTGGATGCAGGAATACCGGTCGGGCGCCGCCCGCTTCAAGGGCATCCGCCGCAACAACGACAGCCATCAGATCGAGGAAGTCGGCGCCAAGCTGCGCGGCATGATGCCCTGGATCGGCAAGAACAAGCTGGTCGACAAGTCGGTCAACTAA